The following are from one region of the Silene latifolia isolate original U9 population chromosome 9, ASM4854445v1, whole genome shotgun sequence genome:
- the LOC141601791 gene encoding protein FAR1-RELATED SEQUENCE 1-like: MRHTFPVISTHLAIEVHGAQVYNHKVFEEFQEEAKCSIGTCKSRGFTECDSLEVTTVRDANRDINYEVTYCPDTLKATCSCRMLERKGILCRHVIWIYSSNGVKIIPEQYVVQRWCKDARLSKMFDCNGEATEDVDIIDGKQIAMSVMWSEIHQTVGMLMGKMKNDVDNFSSLIIQFKEKLSPLGSPLNKQQQLEKIFGCSPSQEITILPPKKSKNKGSGKRMLSMKEKAVALARKPKRLSVTDMTG; this comes from the exons ATGAGACACACTTTCCCTGTAATATCAACGCATCTAGCTATCGAAGTGCACGGGGCGCAAGTGTACAACCATAAAGTATTCGAGGAATTTCAAGAAGAGGCCAAGTGCTCAATCGGTACTTGTAAAAGCAGAGGATTTACTGAGTGTGACTCTTTAGAGGTGACCACTGTAAGAGATGCAAACAGGGACATAAATTATGAGGTCACATACTGCCCAG ATACATTGAAAGCCACTTGTAGCTGCAGAATGCTTGAGAGGAAAGGCATTCTTTGCCGGCATGTCATATGGATTTACTCGTCAAACGGAGTGAAGATTATTCCAGAACAATATGTTGTTCAAAGATGGTGTAAAGATGCAAGGTTGTCTAAAATGTTCGATTGTAATGGTGAAGCAACTGAGGACGttgatataatagatggaaaaCAGATTGCGATGTCAGTAATGTGGTCGGAGATTCATCAGACAGTTGGTATGCTCATGGGCAAAATGAAGAATGATGTCGACAACTTTTCTAGTCTAATTATACAGTTTAAGGAGAAACTTTCACCATTAGGATCACCATTGAATAAACAACAACAGTTGGAGAAAATTTTTGGATGTTCTCCTAGTCAGGAGATAACCATTTTGCcgcccaagaaatccaagaacaagGGGAGTGGAAAGAGAATGTTGTCGATGAAGGAAAAAGCAGTTGCTTTGGCAAGGAAGCCAAAAC GTCTATCTGTCACTGATATGaccggttag